In Mycolicibacterium aubagnense, the DNA window CGCCGTGGAGATGGGCCTGGCCCGGCTGTGGCAGTCGTGGGGCCTGGCGCCCGACGTGGTCCTGGGACACAGCGTGGGCCAGTACGCGGCGGCCTGCGTGGCCGGCGTGTTCAGCCTCGAGGACGGCGCACGGCTGATGGCCGAACGTGGCCGACTGTTCGGCAGCTTGCCCGAGGGCGGGCGAATGGTCGCGGTATTCGCCGACCCCGCTCACGTCGAGGCCGTCGCCGGTGAGTTCCCGCGGGTCTCGGTGGCGGCATACAACGGTCCCAACACCGTGCTGTCGGGTCCTGGTGCGGAGGTGGAGCAGCTGGTCGACCGGTTCAACGCCGAGGCAATCCGCTGCACCCCGCTGGAGACCAGCCACGCCTTCCACTCGGAACTGCTGGAGCCGGTGCTCGATGAATTCGAGTCGTACGCAGCACAGTTGCGATTTGCCGCCCCGACTTTGCCGCTGATCTGCAACCGCACCGCCGCCGTGCTCACCGCCGAAACGCCTATCGACGCTCGGTACTGGCGGCGGCACTCCCGCCAGCCGGTGCAATTCGCGGACAGTGTGCGCACTGCGGCGGCACTGGGATGCACTGTGCTGATGGAGATCGGCCCGCAACCCATATTGACCGCCGCGGCCATGCAGGTCTGGCCGGAACACCTGAGCGCGCCACGGGCCATCGCCTCGATGAGAAAGGGTGTGAGTGACCGGCGCCAGATCGCCACCGCCCTGGCCTCGGCGTACGTCAGCGGCCTCAGTCCCGATTTCGCCGCGGTGTACCGCCACGCCGGTCGCCGGCTCGAACTGCCCACCTATCCGTTCCAGCGTCGGCGCTTCTGGCCCAAGACATCCGGCCTGACCCACGAAGGGGTAGGCGGTCCGACATCCGGAATCCTCGGCAGCGCAAAGGAACTCGCTTCCGGAGACACTGTTTACGTCAGTAGGCTGGGGGTCAAATCGCAGCCCTGGCTTTCCGATCACGTCATCTACGGCACCGTTGTGGTCCCGGGAGCGACCTACGCCGCGATGGCGCTGGCCGCCGTCGGCGCACCGGCCCGGGTGAAAGACGTCTTCTTCTACGAGCCGATCATCCTGCCGGACAAGAGTTCTCGCGAAGTGCAACTCACCCTGCATCCTTCCGCGGAAGATGGCCGATGGAGCTTCCAGGTCCACAGCCGCCCCTATGGCGAACGCGGTGCCGAATGGTCGCTGAACGCCGACGGCACCGTAGTCAGTGGCGCCGAGACCGAATCGGTCTCCGATCCGGATCTCGGCGAAACCGTCGAGCGACTGGAGCGGCTGCGTCCGCAGGATCTGATCGACACCTTCGCAGACCTGGAACTGGCCTGGGGGCCCACCTGGTCCACGTCCCTCAAATCGCTTTGGCTCGGTGACGGCGAGGCGATCGGCGACATTCTCGTCGGTGAAGAACTCGCCGAACAACTGGGAGCGGAGCCGATGCATCCGGTGCTGCTGGACTTGTGCACCGGCGTTGCGTTTCCGGCGTTCCCGGCACTCCTGGCCGCCGAACAGGGCATGAGCGATCTGTTCCTGCCGTTGCGGTACGGGCAGGTGGAGCTCAAGGAGAAGATGCCGCGGCGTTTCTATTGCCGAGCGCGGTGGCATGCCGGCGCACTCGACAGCGAAACCCAGGTCTTCGATCTCGATTTCGTCGATCGGGATGGCCGACGCCTGGGCGGGATCAGCGAGTTCACGGTCAAACGCGCGCCTCGGGAGGCGTTGCTGCGCGGACTGGGCGGTGACGCGGCCCGGCTGCTCTACACAGTGGGCTGGCATGAGGTGCCGCCGCCACCGGCTGACGCTCCGGCGGGTCTGAGCGGCACCTGGCTGGTCGCGGGGTTCGGCGAACTTGCCGCCGAGATGCCCGGCTGCGTCCCGTTCGATCGGGACACCGATCCGGAGCTCCTCGGCCAGGTGCTGGCGACGGCGCACGAGCGCGGCGTCGGATTCTCCGGCGTGGTCTGGCGCAGTAATGCGGAAAGCGCTGACGAGCCGACCGCCGAGGCCGCGGCGCGGCTCGAAACGGAGATCGCCAACCTGCTCAGTGCGGTGCACACGGTGCAGGGCGGCGGCGTGACCCTCCCGAACGGCCTCTGGATCGTCACCGAGCGGGCCGTGGCGGCCGAGTCGGGCGAACCGGTCGACCCGGTGCAGGCGGCGTTGTGGGGGCTCGGACGCACCGTGATCAACGAGGAGCCCGCGCTGCGCGCCAAGCTCATCGACGTCGACGGATCGCCCGAAGCCGCCGCGGCCGTGGTCAGGTTGTTGGCTGCACCAGTCGACGAGCCCGAACTTGCTGTGCGGCAAGGCAAGCTGTTGGCTTCACGGTTGTTGCCGCGGGCCCGCAGCGGCCATCTCACGGTGCCGCATGCCACCGACTACGAGTTGGCGCCCAGCGAGCGCGGTGCGATCGACAACCTGCGACTGACCGAAAAAGAGGTGCTCGCACCGGAGGCCGGCTACGTGCAGGTCCGGGTGGAGGCCGCGGGTCTCAACTTCCGCGATGTGCTCAATGTGCTGGGTCTGTATCCCGGTGATCCGGGCCCGATCGGCGGCGACTTCGCCGGCGTCGTCACGGCCTTGGGCGCGGACGTCACGGGAGTCGACGTGGGGCAGCGGGTCTACGGCTCGATGCAGGGTGCGTTCAGCAGCCGATTCAACGTGCCGGCCCACTTCCTGGCGCCCATACCGGGCGGGGTGAGCGCGGTGGAAGCCGCGACGATCCCCGCCGCGGCACTCACGGTCCGGCTGTCGTTCGACTGGGCCCGGCTGAAGCCGGGCGACAAGGTGCTGATCCACGCCGCCAGCGGTGGCGTGGGACTGGCGGCCATCCAGATGGCTCAGCAGCTCGGTGCCGAAGTGTTCGCCACCGCGAGCACGTTCAAGCGTGCGACGCTGCGCAAGCTGGGTGTGCAGCACGTCTATGACTCGCGCACAACCGATTTCGCCGATCAGATCGTGGCGGATACCGGCGGTGCGGGCGTGGACGTCGTGCTCAACAGTCTGACCAACGAGGGCTTCATCGAGGCGACGCTCCGGGCCACCGCCAAGGGCGGCCGCTTCGCCGAGATCGCCAAGCGTGATATCTGGACTCCCGAGCAGATGGCCGCGGCGCGTCCCGACGTCGCCTACGAGATCGTCGCGCTGGACACCGTGATGCTCACCGAACCCGAACGCATTCGTGATCTGCTCACCGAGGTGTCACAGGGCTTGACTGCAGCGGACGACTCTTGGAGCAAGCGCTCGCCGGGCCAGTGGACGCCACTGCCGGCCGAGATATACCCGCTCACCGAGGCGAGGACAGCGTTCCGGCGCATGCAGCAGGCCCGGCACACCGGCAAGATCGTGCTGCAGATGCCCAACCCGTTGCAACCGCGGCCCGACCGGAGCTATCTGATCACCGGCGGCCTGGGTGCGATCGGTCTGCACACGGCGTCGTATCTGGCGGGGCTCGGCGCCGGGGACATCGTGCTGGCCAGTCGGCACGCGCCCGATGCCGAAAAACAAAGGGCGATCGACGACATCACCGAGCGGTACAAGTGCCGTATCCATGTCTTCACCGCCGATGTCGGGGAGGAGCCGGAGGTGCAGGCCCTACTGGAGCGCATCCGGGCGGAGGTGACGCCATTGGCTGGTGTGGTGCATCTGGCCGGCGTGCTCGATGACGCGCTGCTCGGTCAGCAGGAACTCGAAAAGTTCCGGATGACGTTGGCGCCCAAGGCATACGGTGCTTACCACCTCCACCGGCTGACCAAGAACGACGAACTGGACGTCTTCATCGTGTCCTCGTCGGTGTCGGCGCTGTTCGGCCCACCGGGCCAGGCCAACTACGCGACCGCCAATGCGCTGCTCGACGGCCTGGTCGCCCACCGCAGGGCACAGGGGCTGCCGGCCACCGGAGTCAACTTCGGCCCGTGGGCGCGGGGCGGCATGGCCGCGTCGGCGGCTGCGGCGTCCAACATCAGCGCGCAGGGACTGATACCGATGGACCCATCGGCAGCACTCGGCGCGCTGGCGGAGGCCATCGCCAACGGAACCGGTCAGGCTGCCGTCGTCAAGGCCAATTGGCAGCGTGCCGCGAAGGTGCTGGGCAGCTCGCGCCCGCCCATCCTGGAGCTGGTGCTGCCGAGCCCCGCTTCGGATGCTGTCAGCGACAGCGAATTGCTCAAGCAGCTGATGGAGATTCCGGTGCCGCAGCGGACCGGTTTCGTCGCAGAGTTCCTCCAGCGCGAGGTGCAGAACTTCCTGCGACTGGCGCAGCCGCCGGCCACCACCAGCCGGTTCCTGGACCTGGGCACCGACTCGTTGATGGCGGTCGAGCTTCGCAACCGGCTGCACAGTCAATTCGGCGGCAAGTTCTCCATCAACGCGACCGCGGTATTCGACTACCCGACCATCGGAGAGCTCGCCGAGTACCTGGCCGGTCAGCTGCCCGATTCGGAATCGGCCGTCGCCCCGGAGCCGAGTTGATGCGCCCGCCTACACCCCGAGTGCGCCGGCTGCGACCAGTACCGCTCCGACCACCGCCAGCAGCGCAGCGACTTCGTGGCGCCGGCGGGCGCGAATCCAGTTGTTCAGCAACGCCATTCCCTCGCGGGTACGTTGCGGCGCAATCAGGTAGGCGAGCAGCGGCACTTCCACCAAGGAGAACGCCACCACGTTGAATGTCACCAGGGCGCCCATCCGGACGTCGGCCTCGACGCGTGCGGCGGCGATCACGGCCAGCGCGGCCAGGTAGTCGACCGACGGCAGCGCGATGCCGAGGCCCGCGACGCCCGCAACCCACAGCGACCGGCCGGTGAGTAGCCGGGTCAGCCAGTCCGGTACCTGGCGGTCACGCCGCTTCGTGACGGCCAGGAGCGCCGCCGCCACCAACGCCAGCACCCCGATGACGACCTGCACCGTCGGCAGGTTGAAATGCGCCGACGCCCAAGGGGGAAGCCTGGATTCGAGGACGAACAGCACCACCGCACCGACGGACAGGCCCATCAGGAAACCGCCGCACAGGAACGCGGCCAACTGCAGCTGCGGGCGCGGCCGGTTCAGCATGACGACGGACATGCCGATGCGGAACGGCTCCAGGCTGACCGCGACCGCCATCACCAGCAGGGTGATCCACATGCGGCGCGGTTACGCGTCCAACCGGACGAACTGCCCTTGCCGGTACTGCTCGGCACAGGCCGACCGGCGCATCTTGCCGCTCGTGGTGGTTGGGATGGACCCCGCTTCCACCAGGACGACGTCGGCAACCTGCAATCCGTGAGCGCGCGAAATCGCAGCGACCACATCGTTTTTCATCCTATCGAGCTCGTCGGCGGCGGCCCGTGCCTTGAGCTCGATGATGGTCACCAGTTGGTCGGTGTGTTCGTCGGTGACGGCGATGGCTGCCACCCGGCCGCGGCTGATCTTCTGCACCGTCGCTTCGATGTCATCGGAGTAGTGGTTGCGGCCGCGCACGATCAGCATGTCCTTGATGCGGCCGACGATGAACAGGTCGCCTTCGGAGATGAAGCCCTGATCCCCGGTGCGCAGCCAGCCCGTCTCGGGTGTGCCCTCGGGGGCGTCCACCAGCGTTGCGCCGAATGCGGAGCCGGTCTGCTCGGGTTTGCGCCAGTACCCCGCGGAAACGTTGTCGCCGCGGATCCAGATTTCGCCGACGATGCCATCCGGGCAGGGTTGGCAGGTATCGCCGTCG includes these proteins:
- a CDS encoding GAP family protein, whose product is MWITLLVMAVAVSLEPFRIGMSVVMLNRPRPQLQLAAFLCGGFLMGLSVGAVVLFVLESRLPPWASAHFNLPTVQVVIGVLALVAAALLAVTKRRDRQVPDWLTRLLTGRSLWVAGVAGLGIALPSVDYLAALAVIAAARVEADVRMGALVTFNVVAFSLVEVPLLAYLIAPQRTREGMALLNNWIRARRRHEVAALLAVVGAVLVAAGALGV